A genomic window from Triplophysa dalaica isolate WHDGS20190420 chromosome 24, ASM1584641v1, whole genome shotgun sequence includes:
- the islr2 gene encoding immunoglobulin superfamily containing leucine-rich repeat protein 2 → MATKYLMLLALGSAVFVSVHGCPGQCACTDKYNHHFAECAYKELLEVPVGLPFNVSTLSLSANKIKVLTPKNFINLTQVNSLWLAHNEIVTVERGTLAPMIQLKNLDISHNKIVHFPWEDLINLTALQLFKMNNNEMISIPKNAFANLRDLRSIRINNNKFTTIVPGTFNALASLSHLQIMHNPFICSCNLEWLRDWINISSISIPEHENILCDSPADLKGTRVTSIPKLDCKAPSVSITYQPNIENTEIFEGYMVVLNCETKGSPKPDITWEIYSGNQLITFPLPHIVERSEVPINGPPTNTRFILFQNGTLIVPRMSKKEDGNYSCSAANDVGKDSHSVRLTVTGTKKHTTNSILDTKGPGNLPDKFGSKSSKNSVISMWPKSEEKTKSIPTGTSLITMEKEQVDEGTGTLPFEGKCGINDGTQYISNHAFNLSLDELKQYNFDFGVIALEVSETEAKVQLNPFQMANAKSVHLNQQQDLQTVNKEPFSLIQTSPKKSPLDMLYLCVSSGNGHSVVQWSKIEEGINAYRFRGLNPGTNYTLCLTYGGQDCQVQVVFTTRKKIPSLLIIVVVSIFLLALATVPLLGATCCHLLYKYQGKTYKLIMKTQNPDQMEKQMATDFDPRASFVGSEKNFNLSELGEGEGDAEEGDGECEEVEGSVVTESIAESQSKTQEEFEVGSEYSDKLPLGAEAVNINAEINGNYKQPR, encoded by the coding sequence ATGGCAACCAAATACCTGATGCTTCTTGCCTTGGGGAGCGCAGTGTTCGTCAGCGTGCACGGTTGCCCTGGGCAGTGTGCGTGCACTGATAAATATAACCATCATTTCGCAGAATGCGCCTACAAAGAACTTCTGGAAGTACCTGTGGGATTGCCATTCAACGTTAGCACCCTGAGCCTTTCGGCAAACAAGATAAAAGTGCTGACACCCAAAAACTTTATAAACTTGACCCAGGTGAACTCTCTTTGGCTGGCACACAATGAAATCGTCACTGTGGAGAGAGGCACCTTGGCACCCATGATTCAGCTGAAGAATTTGGACATAAGCCACAACAAAATCGTCCATTTTCCATGGGAGGACTTGATAAATCTCACCGCTCTCCAGCTGTTTAAGATGAACAACAATGAGATGATCAGTATACCGAAGAATGCGTTCGCCAACCTGAGAGATCTGCGCTCCATCCGCATtaacaacaacaagtttacCACCATTGTGCCGGGAACGTTTAATGCTCTGGCCTCCCTGTCTCACCTCCAAATCATGCATAACCCCTTCATCTGCTCATGCAACCTTGAATGGCTGAGGGACTGGATCAACATATCGTCAATCTCCATCCCTGAGCATGAAAACATTCTTTGTGATTCTCCTGCCGACCTCAAAGGCACCCGGGTCACCAGCATACCCAAACTGGATTGCAAAGCCCCATCTGTGTCCATCACGTATCAGCCAAATATCGAAAACACAGAAATCTTTGAGGGGTATATGGTCGTCCTGAACTGTGAAACAAAAGGAAGCCCCAAACCCGATATCACCTGGGAGATATATTCAGGAAACCAACTCATCACATTCCCTTTGCCCCACATAGTTGAAAGAAGCGAGGTGCCTATCAACGGGCCGCCCACAAACACGAGGTTCATCCTGTTTCAAAACGGTACATTGATCGTCCCCCGCATGAGTAAGAAGGAAGATGGAAATTACTCCTGCTCGGCCGCCAACGACGTGGGCAAAGACTCACACTCGGTTCGGCTGACCGTCACCGGCACGAAAAAGCACACCACCAACTCCATTCTAGACACAAAAGGGCCCGGCAATTTACCCGACAAGTTCGGTTCCAAGAGCTCCAAAAACAGCGTGATCAGCATGTGGCCCAAATCTGAGGAGAAGACAAAAAGCATTCCAACCGGGACGTCCCTCATCACGATGGAAAAGGAACAAGTGGACGAAGGAACGGGCACTCTGCCATTCGAAGGCAAATGTGGTATAAACGATGGTACGCAGTACATCTCCAACCACGCTTTCAACCTCAGCCTGGATGAActtaaacaatacaattttgattttggggtTATTGCACTTGAGGTTTCCGAAACGGAGGCCAAAGTTCAACTCAACCCTTTTCAGATGGCCAACGCAAAATCGGTTCACCTCAACCAACAACAAGACCTGCAAACTGTGAATAAGGAGCCTTTTAGTCTCATCCAAACCTCCCCGAAAAAATCTCCTCTTGACATGCTGTACCTCTGTGTCAGTTCCGGGAACGGACATTCAGTCGTGCAGTGGTCCAAGATCGAGGAGGGAATCAACGCCTATCGCTTTCGGGGACTAAACCCAGGCACGAATTACACCCTATGCCTCACCTACGGAGGGCAGGACTGTCAGGTCCAAGTGGTGTTCACAACCAGGAAAAAAATCCCGTCTCTGCTGATCATAGTGGTGgttagcatttttttattggcGTTAGCAACCGTACCCCTGCTGGGTGCCACGTGCTGTCACCTGTTGTACAAATATCAAGGCAAAACCTACAAGCTGATCATGAAAACCCAGAACCCGGATCAGATGGAGAAGCAGATGGCCACAGATTTCGACCCTAGGGCTTCTTTTGTGGGCTCTGAGAAAAACTTTAACCTGAGTGAGCTGGGAGAAGGGGAAGGAGATGCGGAGGAAGGAGACGGGGAATGTGAGGAGGTCGAGGGCAGCGTGGTGACCGAGTCCATTGCCGAGTCCCAATCCAAAACACAGGAGGAATTTGAGGTGGGATCCGAATACAGCGACAAGTTACCTCTCGGAGCCGAGGCTGTTAAcataaatgcagaaataaaCGGGAATTATAAACAGCCCCGTTAA